The Jiangella sp. DSM 45060 genome contains the following window.
CAGTTCGCACGAGTTCGAACACGACCCAGCGAAAGGCGCCCTACCGAGCCCAATCGACGACGATCTCCAGCCCTATCAGCGGATTGCGGCAGACCTTCGCGGGGCCATCGACAGCGGCATCCTTGCACCAGGCGACCGCCTCCCACCGGAAACCGCTCTAGCCGCCCGCTACGGCGTCGCGGCGAGCACGGCCCACCGCGCGATCGCCGCGTTGGTTGCGGCCGGGCTCGTTAGTCCCGCGCGAGGCAAACGTCCCACGCTTGTAATCAGTCTTGCGGCCGACGCTTCAGAGGAATCTGCCAGCGTCCTGCAGTTGAGACCGCACGCTTCCACAGACTGAAGCTAAGCCTTTGCGGCGGCGGCTTAACAGCGGGTGGGCACGGCGGGTGTCCGAGCCGCTTCGGCACTTGCGTCATGCCGCCGCGAACGTGACGCCCGGTCTCCAGCTGAGCAAACAGGCGGGTTCGTCGTGTGCCTTTCGGGGCGATCTTCGCCTTCGGCCGTCACCCGCGACTCAGCGCCGAAAACTCCGTGGCCCGCATCGGCGCAGCACGGGACACTTGGGTCTGTGACCGATGACCAAGTCTCCCGCCCACCGAGTGATGGAACGGTCGCGGCGAGCGGCGCCGCGCAGGCTCGGCTGCTAGAGCTCGCCGAGCTGTGCCACATCTGCCGGGTGGCATTCCATTTGACTGCCGATCGATTCCACTGGCGGCCCGCACTGGGGTCGGCGGCGGAGGTGCTGGCGGCGGCTCTGCCGAGTCCAGATCCGCTTCTGGCAACGCCGCGCATAGAGACCGGGCATCGACTGGTTGCGGGTGTCGTGCAGACGTACCTCCTCACTGCGGCTGGTCACCTTGGTGCACTGTCTGCCCTTTACCGCACCGGTGAGGTGCTGTTCACGCCGGGGATGGTGGTTCGCGGGGTCATCGAGTGCAGCGCCCGTGTCGTATGGGTGCTCGGCGACCGGGGCGACGTGCCAGAGGAACTACTGGTCCGCGGGTACCTCGAGGAACTTCTGAGCGCTGAGGAGGCTAAGAAGGCAGCCGGCCGGCTCGGCGGGAAGTCGACCGACCGGTACAAGAAGCTGGAGAAGACCTACAAGGATCTGAAGACGGAGATCGCCGGGCGGTTCCCAGGCACAACCCTTGATGACCTCAGCCGGTGGATGCTGGGCGGGCAGACCTTGGCGAGGCCGAGCGAGGTAGTTACCTGGATGTACGGGTTGCTGGAGCGTCACGCAGGTTCGATGGTCACCAGCAAGATGTCGGAGGGCATCTACGACTACTTGTCGAACGTGACTCACCCGACGCTGTACCCGACTCGCGATCTCCGTGAGTGGGTGCCGTCGCCGGATCATCCCGACGAGCTGGTCACCATCCTTCACGTGGAGACCGATTTCGTCGAGCGACAGACGGTGGCTGCGGTGCTCGCGTACTACAACGCGTTGTCGTCCGTTACGTCCTACTTCGGGTGGAGCACCGACATCCATGACCAGCTCACGGAGGCGATCGATCGGGTTCTTCCGGGTGTCCTGCAGGACCCAAAGTAGCGCCGGCCGGCCCTCGGGGGCGGCTCTGTGGCGTGGCTCGCGGCAGCGCGCGGAGTTGGGATGCTCCCCATCGGGGTGGCATCCGGTCAGATCCTCGCCGCCTGTCGTCGACGCCGACGCCGACCCGAACTCAAGAGTTGATCTTCGTACACAGGCCATCTAATTCCGCCCATTCCGCCGCCAACGCCCGTAGCTAACGTCGATCAAGCCCATGACGCCCGCGGAGGCGTTGCAACCCGCCATCATGGTCGCGCCGCTGGAGAGCGAGCGGTTGAGCTCCGCAGCCGCCAAGGCTCGCGGCCCTCTTCGCCGACTGGGAGGACAACTACCAGCACCTGGCACCTTGTTCGCGCTGAGCCTGCGGACTCGATGTCAGCCTTCGATCGCAAGCTTCGCCGACCTCCGAGCGCGTCGGCGGCGGAGCTGGTGCCACGGCGGGTCCAGGTAGTCCAGCACTGCGGCCTCGAGCGCCTTCAGCCGATCGGTCAGCGCGCGGTCCGGGACGACGTGGCCGACCTCTTCGTCGATGTACTCGGTCGCTTGCCAGATGCTCTCCATGGTGGTGCGGAGCGACGCAACCATGAACTGCGGCACGCCGGCAGACCGCAGCGTGGCGCAGAGCCGACCCAGCTCGGCGTCAGCCTCCGGCCAACCGGACTCCACGTTCGTCGGCATCCACATGATGCGGCGCAGGCCGGCCATCTCTGTGGCGGCCTGGCGTCGCAGCTCACCCCGCTTATCCACCTTGCTCGACGCGAGGCCGAGGGCGAAGGTCGCGACGGGCAACAGCTGGTCGAGCAGCTCGGAATCCACGACGGGCAGCGTAAGGTTCCGCATCGCAGACACACACTCAACACACGCTGCACGCGTTGCGATCGGGCGGGAAACATAACGTCATCGAACGGTGGGACCTAACGATTACACCAAAAGTGCGACATCGCTCTAGACGTAGGAATCTTCGCTGCTACTGTAAAAAATACGCGGACAGTCGTCTGCTGGTGGAAACATCAGCACCCGCATCGGCGGCTGTAGCCGGCTGACGCGTGATCAGAGGGCCGCCACCCACGGGTAGGCGGCCTTCGTCATGTCGTTGTACGGGTGCAACTTGAGGCCGTACGACGTGAGCGGCGCAGAGCCCCGGCGATACAGCAGCGGTGCGAGTTCCTGGAGGTAGCGCTGCTCAGTGTTCCCGAACCGGTCCTTCTCGAACGCCAGGGCCGTTGCAGATGCGACGCTGTCCGCGAGCTGCAGGTACTCGTTCCGACTCGGCTGATCGAGCGAACCGCCCGCCGGGTCGAGCGCCGGCCAGGCGATCTTGCAGGCCCCGTCGGGTTGACGGCGCAGCCGCTCCTCGTAATCGCGCAGCTTGGCGAGCTTGAAGCGCCGGATGTGAGCGAGGGTGTACTTCAGCTCGGCACCCTGGTCGCGAGCCAGCCACGACAGGCGCTCGAGGAGGAAGCGGAACGTGTACAGGTACGCCTGGTCGTCGTTCAACTGGGTCGACGCCGTCAGTGCGCGCTTGCAGACCACCACGTTGGAGACGGTCATCCAGTCCTGCGCTCCGATGGACTTCGCGACATGCAGGCGCTCGGGGTGGTGCTTAACGTTCCTCCAGTGCATGGTCTGGCCCGGCGCACGGCCGAGCTCCGACCGCAGAGACGCCAGGAAGGCCCTCGCGCGCGGCAAGTCACTCTCGTCAATGACGACGGCGGACATCACGAAGTGATCGCTCGACTTCGGACTGCTCGAACGCTGCCCGGACTCGTCGATATACGCGTGTATCACGGGCCGCGTCGACTGGACCACGAGGGGTAGGATACGCCCGCCGATCACCAACGTCCCAATCGTCACGGGGAAGATCAATATCGGCCTAGACCACCCGAAACGCTCCCTAGCAGGGCCCGTGCCGATGGGTGCGACGCGAACCGAGTTAGTGTCCGATAATCGGTACCGTCCGTGTCGCGTCAAGGCAGGGATCTTTGGTGGGCGCCATCGGGTCTGGCGGTCATGTCCCATCAGCCGGCGCGCGTACGTCGACAAGATCCTGGACCAACTTTCCCCGCGGTCGCTGCCGTCGCTGTCGATGCCCGGCCCGCGTCCTGCCACCCCCCGAACAGCGGTGGGCCAGTGGCGCATAGCGCTGCGCAACGCGGCCGCCCCGGGTGCCAACTACGCGCTCGTACTCCGGGACGACGGCTTTCGGCCATCGACATCCCGGCTGAACCTGGTCGAGATCTTCCTCGGGATCATCACCCGCCAAGCCATCCGACGCGGCACCTTCGCATTCGTCGAGGACCTCATCAGGACGACCGAGACTTGCTGCCAGTCAGTTCATCAGCGCAACGCTCAGGACCGCGATCAGCGCCAGCACGAAGAGGATTCCCGTCGCGCGCAGCCACCTCGTGCCTAGATGGCACAGGCCGAGGCCACGGGATCGGCGGGCCGTCAGGGCGACGAAGAAGAATGCCACGACGCCGGCGCAGCCGAATGCGACGATGCCCATGCCGAGGGCACCGCCAACCGCTTCAGGATCGCTCAGCGCGTACACCTTCGTCCGTCTTTACGTGGTCAGGTCGTTGCTCCTGCGCATCCTCGTCCAACTGCATGGCGCGGAGGGCGGCGAGTCGCCGCCGCCCGGTGGCTGGCGAGACGTTCAGGAATCGAGCGACGTCGTTGCCGGTCACACTACGGCCAGCGGCCCGCTCGGCGGCGAGCCACGCGCCGAGTTCCGGTTCGACGGCGGCCCGTCTCGGCGTCCCGGTTCGCGCTCGTCCGTGTGCTTCGGAGGTCACCTGGACGGGCGCGCTTGCCATTGCACGATCGGCCGCAGCCACTGCGCGGCTCACTCTGCCCCGCGCAGTGGTGTTGGAGCTCGGTGCTGCTCTCCTTGCTGAGTCCGAGCCATCCGACCAGCTTGCGGGCGGCGGGGGCGGTGAAAGCAGAACCACGAGAAGGTGGCTGGCGAGCAGCAAGGCCACCGCCGGCACCGCGCTCACGATGCTGGCCACCGTGACGCTGACCGCTGCTCGATTCGCATGGCCGCTGGCGTGCAGCGCGTTGCCCGCCACGCTGATCGCAGCGAAGACGATCAACGTGGCCCAGGGGTACCAGGTGACGCGCGGGCCGCGGTCGCGCAGGGCCACCGCCGCCGCTGTCGCGAGGAGGATGAAGCCGTCGACGATCAACGGCCACAGCCAGGCGATCGAGCGGTTGAGGCCGGCGACCGTGGCGAGCTCGCGCAATGCGTCGAAGCTGAGCGTGAACGCACCGATGGCGAGCGCCACTACCGTTGCGGCGATCATCGCGATCAGCCGTCTCGATGGCGCAGTTGCGCCGAATCCGCGCACGCGTGCGCGTTGCGCTCGCTCACGCGTCCGGTACTCCCCCACGGTGGGCTCGGAGCCACTGCGCGGCACGCGACCGCTCGGGTGAGCGACAAGTCGATCGCTCGCCGCATCGTTTGCGTGCGCGGCGACCGTCCCTGCGTTCAGCGTCTCGATGCTCATACACCGCTCCACTCCGGATTCATGCCAGCGCTCACCTGAGCGCCGCTCACCTATTGGGTGGCCCCTGCCGCGCACAATCTGCGAGGGAGTCTCGGTCTTGACCGTGCGTGCGCACGTGACGAAGGTCCGGAGGCCGACGATGGCCTAACGGCACGGCTCAGCGAGCCCGTGACGGCCGCGACGCCCGTGCCGAAGACTCAGCGAGCCCGTGACGGCCGCGACGCCCGTGCCGAAGACTCAGCGAGCCCGTGACGGCCGCGACGCCCGTGCCGAAGACTCAGCGAGCCCGTGACGGCCGCGACGCCCGTGCCGAAGACTCAGCGAGCCCGTGACGGCCGCGACGCCCGTGCCGAAGACTCAGCGAGCCCGTGACGGCCGCGACGCCCGTGCCGAAGACTCAGCGAGCCCGTGACGGCCGCGACGCCCGTGCCGAAGACTCAGCGAGCCCGTGACGGCCGCGACGCCCGTGCCGAAGACTCAGCGAGCCCGTGACGGCCGCGACGAGCACGAAAGTGCCTTACACCTCTGGCATCGAGTCGTCTAAGCCGTTTGCGCCCAAGTGTGACTGTGCGCGGCAGGGGCCACCCAATGAGTATGAGGGAGATCCGGCGAGGCCAGAAGCGGTGCTGGAACTGTGGCGAGGGATTTGAGCCGGAGCGCCTCACACAACGGTGGTGCAGTGATGACTGCCGCTTCGCAGCGGCGCGTAGACGGTCCCGGGAACGCAGGAAGGAGCAGCGGGCCGAGGCACAGGTGGCCGACCGGTGGTGTGCGTCCTGCCCGAAGCTGTTGGCCGGGAAGCGATCCGATGCGCGCTACTGCTCGGATCGCTGCCGCTGGCGGGCGTTCAAGGCCGCTCGGGCTGAGCGCGCGGGAGAGCGTGAGGTCGCTGGTGTTGAGCGGCTGGTGGTCTGCGCGATGTGCCCGACTGTGTTCCCTGCGCGGCGATCTGATGCGCGGCATTGTTCTGATCGGTGCCGAAAGCGCGCGCAGCGTGCCCGGGCTGTTGGTGAGCGCGTGTGATCTCGATCAAGGAGCTGCACGCTGGCGATGGCTACCGGTATCTGCTCAGGGGAGTCGTGGCCGACAGTGATCAGATGCCGGGTGTCGCGGCGGTGACGGCGTACTACACCGAGGCCGGTAACCCTCCCGGTCACTGGGTGGGATCCGGGCTGGTTGGCCTCGACCGTGGTCATGGCCTGGCAGTGGGCACGCAGGTGACTGAGGAGCAGATGGAGCGCCTGTACCGCTCGGGCGCGGACCCGGTCACCGGTGACCAGCTGGGTCAGGCGTACCGGGTGCCGAAGTCTTTCGACGACCGTGTCGCTGCCCGCGTGGCGGCGTTGCCCGCGGCGATGCCGGCGTCTGAGCGGAACCGGATGGTTGAGCAGATCGAGGCGGAGGAGCGGTCGCGCCGGGTTGGTCGTCCTGTGTCGGGTTTCGATGTGACGTTCTCGCCGCCGAAGTCGGTCAGCGTCATGTGGGCATTGGCCGATCATGGCGTGCGGGAGCAGATCTATGAGGCCCACCGGGAGGCTGTGGCCGACGTGATCGCCACGATCGAGCGGGAGGTTGCCCGGACCCGGATCGGGACCAACGGTGTGGCGCAGGTGGAGACCGCCGGGGTGATCGCGGCAGCATTCGATCACTGGGACTCCCGCGCCGGCGATCCGCAGCTGCACACCCATGTGGTGATAGCGAACAGGGTGCAGGGTCCGGACGGGAAATGGCGGACGCTGGACTCGCGTGGGTCGCTGTTCCCGGCCACGGTGGCGATGTCCGAGCTGTACGACAATCTGCTCGCCGACCACGTCACGGCCAGGCTCGGGGTCGGCTGGCGGGTGCGGGGTCAACCTGCGAAGTCGAAGAACACCGCGTGGGAGCTCGACGCGGTGTCGGATGACTTGGTCGCGGCGTTCTCCACCCGGTCGTCGGAGATCGAACGCGAGGCCGATCGGCTGATCGCCGACTACCGCAAGCGGCACGGCCGATCCCCCACCGACAAGGTCAAACT
Protein-coding sequences here:
- a CDS encoding DUF2637 domain-containing protein, with the protein product MSIETLNAGTVAAHANDAASDRLVAHPSGRVPRSGSEPTVGEYRTRERAQRARVRGFGATAPSRRLIAMIAATVVALAIGAFTLSFDALRELATVAGLNRSIAWLWPLIVDGFILLATAAAVALRDRGPRVTWYPWATLIVFAAISVAGNALHASGHANRAAVSVTVASIVSAVPAVALLLASHLLVVLLSPPPPPASWSDGSDSARRAAPSSNTTARGRVSRAVAAADRAMASAPVQVTSEAHGRARTGTPRRAAVEPELGAWLAAERAAGRSVTGNDVARFLNVSPATGRRRLAALRAMQLDEDAQEQRPDHVKTDEGVRAERS
- a CDS encoding DUF3800 domain-containing protein, whose protein sequence is MVQSTRPVIHAYIDESGQRSSSPKSSDHFVMSAVVIDESDLPRARAFLASLRSELGRAPGQTMHWRNVKHHPERLHVAKSIGAQDWMTVSNVVVCKRALTASTQLNDDQAYLYTFRFLLERLSWLARDQGAELKYTLAHIRRFKLAKLRDYEERLRRQPDGACKIAWPALDPAGGSLDQPSRNEYLQLADSVASATALAFEKDRFGNTEQRYLQELAPLLYRRGSAPLTSYGLKLHPYNDMTKAAYPWVAAL